The Bacteroidota bacterium region GCCTCCCAGTTCCACGTAAATCCCCGAATTGAGATTCTTTTTGTTCAGCGGAAAGATTTTGCCCACGGTGAAGGGCACCACAAGTCCGCGGAGAAAGTAGCGCACCGTGTAAAATCGACCATCCGCCCCTAATGCCATGGTTTGGTATCCCGCAGAGTCACTTCCAATCAGTTGCACGACATTGCCAGCAACCGCTTCTCGGACCTCCCCACCAAAGAAAAATTTCAGGCCGGTGGATGCGTAGAAGTTGCTCGCAAGTTTTATCCCGCCCTCACCACCAATCTGACTGGAGAATCCGAAACGGTCGGCAAAGTCTCCGGCCGGCAAATTGGCGGAATAGACGATGCTGAGATGACCCATGGTAATCGCACTGTCCTGAATGCTTTTTTGTGCCATTCCGCTCAAACCGCATAGCAAGAGCGCAAAAAATAAGACATACCTCTTAATGATTGTCATTCGATTTCTGTACTTTTGGGCCTCATTTGGTAAAATTATCAATTTGCCGCACATTTTGGAAGGATCACTATTTGCTGCCGATGACACAGAAAGCGGATTACTTCGCACATGAAACGGCCGTGATTGACGAGCCGGTCCAAATTGGAAAAGGAACGAAGATTTGGCATTTTTCACACGTAAGCACCGGTGTTGAGATCGGGGAAGGCTGCAATTTCGGGCAGAATGTCTTCATTGGAACCGGTGTAAAGCTAGGCAACAATGTCAAGGTGCAAAACAATGTCTCGATTTATGCGGGCGTTGTCTGCGAAGACGATGTTTTCCTCGGGCCTTCCATGGTGTTTACCAACGTGATCAATCCCCGCAGCAACGTGAATCGCAAAAGTGAATACCGCGAAACGTATCTGGAAAGGGGCGTTACGGTCGGGGCGAATGCAACGATTGTATGCGGCGTGCGGTTGAAAAAGTTTGCATTCGTGGGTGCCGGAACGGTGGTGACCAAGGACGTGCCTGCCTATGCACTTGTCACGGGGGTCCCCGCGCGTGTGGCCGGATGGATGAGCGAGCACGGCGAAAAGCTCAAATTTGATGCAGAAGGCTATGCCATCTGCCCCGGAAGCGGCGAACGTTACCGCAAAATCGGAGATTTAGTAACCAAAATCGGATGACGACGATGGACATTAAGATGGTCGATACCGTCGGACAGTACCGACGCATTCAGGCAGAAGTCGATGCTGGCATCCGCGAGGTGCTCGAAACCGGAGCCTATATCAATGGTCCGGCAACCAAACGCTTCACTGAAAATTTTGCAAAATACCTCGGCGCAAAAGCGGTGATTCCCTGCGCTAACGGCACCGATGCACTTCAAATTGCCTTGATGGCCTTGGATTTGCAGCCCGGAGACGAAGTCATCACTTCACCGTTCACCTTTTTTGCAACGGCCGAGGTGATCGCCTTGCTGGGCTTGATCCCGGTATTTGTGGACATCAACCCCGAGACGTTCAACCTCGACCCGGCTAAACTGGAAGCTGCCATCACGCCCGAGACGCGCTGCATCATCCCGGTCCACCTCTTCGGATTGACCTGTGACATGGAACCGATCATGGCCTTGGCAGACAAACATGGCATCTGGGTGATCGAAGACAATGCGCAGGCGATCGGAAGCGAATACACATTCAAGGACGGACATAAAGAAAAAGCCGGGCTTATCGGCCATATCGGTTCTACATCCTTCTATCCCAGCAAAAACTTGGGTGCCTACGGTGATGCCGGTGCCTTGTACACCAACGATCCGGTCCTTGCCGAAAAATTGCAGATGATTTGCAACCACGGTGCCCGCAAAAAATATCACCACGAACGCATCGGCGTCAATAGCCGTCTGGACACAATTCAGGCCGCAGTGCTCGATGCAAAATT contains the following coding sequences:
- a CDS encoding N-acetyltransferase; this translates as MTQKADYFAHETAVIDEPVQIGKGTKIWHFSHVSTGVEIGEGCNFGQNVFIGTGVKLGNNVKVQNNVSIYAGVVCEDDVFLGPSMVFTNVINPRSNVNRKSEYRETYLERGVTVGANATIVCGVRLKKFAFVGAGTVVTKDVPAYALVTGVPARVAGWMSEHGEKLKFDAEGYAICPGSGERYRKIGDLVTKIG
- a CDS encoding DegT/DnrJ/EryC1/StrS family aminotransferase translates to MDIKMVDTVGQYRRIQAEVDAGIREVLETGAYINGPATKRFTENFAKYLGAKAVIPCANGTDALQIALMALDLQPGDEVITSPFTFFATAEVIALLGLIPVFVDINPETFNLDPAKLEAAITPETRCIIPVHLFGLTCDMEPIMALADKHGIWVIEDNAQAIGSEYTFKDGHKEKAGLIGHIGSTSFYPSKNLGAYGDAGALYTNDPVLAEKLQMICNHGARKKYHHERIGVNSRLDTIQAAVLDAKLKHLDEYTAARQQAAAWYDELLGNVEGISIPGRPANSTHVFHQYTLRIHAGRERRDRLQAQLAERKIPTMVYYPVPLHTQEAYASYGFNKGDFPVSEASCEQVISLPIHSELDRAQVEYIVQHFLACFHQ